In one window of Brassica rapa cultivar Chiifu-401-42 chromosome A07, CAAS_Brap_v3.01, whole genome shotgun sequence DNA:
- the LOC103831421 gene encoding LOW QUALITY PROTEIN: pre-mRNA-splicing factor CWC22 homolog (The sequence of the model RefSeq protein was modified relative to this genomic sequence to represent the inferred CDS: inserted 4 bases in 3 codons; substituted 2 bases at 2 genomic stop codons): protein MGRHDGSSEEDERVRRSDRERGHRGSSTRVTADKPSHDRQKSRRESERKQGLLKRDRRERDWSDSQRGKLRKEVKSEVAKPKLPELNPSDSNAIALGKTGGVYIPPFKLARMMKEVEDKSSVEYQXGLVNKVNASNIKNIIPELFAENLIXCRSCMKSQMASPGFTDVFAALVAVINAKFPEVAELLLKRVVLQLKRAYKRNDKPQRLAAVKFIAHLVNQQVPEETIALELVSVLLETPTDDSVEVAVGFVTECGAMLQDVTPKGLHGSKINVVIXFCDASSEEDGSDEEEDEEQMRIRDETETNLVNLRRTIYLTIMSSVDFEEAGHKLLKIKLEPGQEMELCIMLLECCSQERTYLRYYGLLGQRFCMINNFEKCFVQXYSMIHRLETNKLRNVAKFFAHLLGTDALPWHVLAYIRLTEEDTTSSSRIFIKILFQELSEHLGIRLLNERLQDPTMQESLESIFPKDNPKNTRFAINFFTSIGLGGIXREYLKNMPRLIMQQQKQVAESESGSDSSGSESDSDSDSSSSSSSSDESDREKRKPRRRF from the exons ATGGGTAGGCACGATGGTTCCTCCGAGGAAGACGAGAGAGTGAGAAGAAGTGATAGAGAGAGAGGTCATAGGGGTAGTAGTACTAGAGTCACAGCTGATAAGCCTTCTCATGATAGGCAAAAGAGTAGGAGAGAAAGCGAGAGGAAACAAGGTCTCTTAAAGAGAGATCGGAGGGAGAGAGACTGGTCTGATAGTCAAAGAGGCAAGCTGAGAAAGGAAGTTAAGAGTGAAGTTGCGAAGCCCAAGTTGCCAGAACTCAACCCATCTGATAGCAATGCTATAGCTTTGGGTAAAACCGGTGGAGTTTATATCCCTCCGTTCAAGCTAGCACGGATGATGAAGGAGGTGGAGGACAAGAGCAGCGTAGAGTATCA CGGGCTGGTGAATAAGGTTAACGCAAGCAACATCAAGAACATTATACCTGAGTTGTTTGCTGAGAATCTCA ACTGCCGTTCGTGTATGAAGTCTCAGATGGCGTCTCCTGGGTTTACCGATGTCTTTGCAGCTTTGGTCGCTGTTATCAACGCCAAGTTCCCAGAAGTTGCTGAGCTTTTGTTGAAAAGGGTCGTTTTGCAGCTGAAGAGAGCTTATAAGCGTAACGACAAG CCTCAACGGCTAGCTGCGGTGAAGTTTATAGCACATCTAGTAAACCAGCAAGTCCCTGAGGAGACCATTGCCCTTGAACTAGTCTCTGTACTTTTAGAAACCCCTACTGATGACAGTGTGGAGGTGGCTGTTGGATTCGTGACAGAGTGTGGTGCCATGCTCCAGGACGTTACACCAAAGGGATTGCATG GTTCAAAGATAAACGTTGTGATATGATTCTGTGATGCTAGCTCAGAGGAAGATGGgtctgatgaagaagaagatgaagaacaaaTGAGAATTAGAGACGAGACAGAGACTAATCTTGTTAATCTTAGGAGGACAATATACCTGACCATAATGTCCAGCGTCGATTTTGAGGAAGCTGGTCACAAGTTACTTAAAATTAAACTCGAACCAGGTCAAGAG ATGGAACTGTGCATAATGCTCCTGGAATGTTGCTCTCAGGAGAGAACCTATCTGCGCTACTACGGTTTGTTGGGTCAGCGTTTCTGTATGATCAACAATTTCGAGAAGTGTTTCGTTCAGTAGTACTCTATGATTCACCGTCTTGAAACGAACAAGCTGCGTAACGTGGCTAAGTTTTTTGCACATTTACTGGGCACAGATGCTCTTCCCTGGCATGTGCTTGCCTACATTCGGTTAACCGAGGAGGATACAACTTCATCCTCTCGTATCTTCATTAAGATCCTTTTCCAG GAATTGTCAGAGCACTTGGGGATTAGGCTGCTTAATGAGAGGCTTCAGGATCCAACAATGCAGGAATCACTTGAATCCATCTTCCCTAAAGACAATCCAAAGAACACTAGGTTTGCAATCAACTTCTTTACCTCCATTGGTCTTGGAGGCA ACAGAGAGTATCTGAAGAACATGCCACGCCTCATCATGCAACAACAGAAGCAAGTTGCTGAATCAGAATCAGGATCCGACAGTTCTGGTTCCGAGTCTGATTCTGACTCAGATTCATCGTCATCTTCTTCTAGTTCTGATGAAAGCGACAGAGAGAAGAGGAAGCCAAGAAGAAGATTTTAA
- the LOC103830466 gene encoding protein HEADING DATE REPRESSOR 1 isoform X2 — protein MEKGNGFEGENTKKKKETANDGFVGGFFPVSTTKIAWKSRKRSASVNPDKAPEAAMELTPEKDETATAMETEKVGEPMTTTPVLSEKRKALFEPLEPITNLNGKRPTDADSLLPPPDFESANYPKGWLIGSRDRWVKRAARRGLTLLRAFATSAATREKQENRD, from the exons ATGGAGAAAGGGAATGGATTCGAGGGAGAGaatacgaagaagaagaaggagacagCTAATGATGGATTTGTCGGTGGTTTTTTCCCTGTCTCTACCACCAAGATCGCGTGGAAGTCAAGAAAAAGATCAG CATCTGTGAATCCAGACAAGGCACCTGAAGCTGCTATGGAACTCACACCAGAGAAGGATGAGACAGCAACAGCAATGGAAACTGAGAAAGTTGGGGAACCAATGACCACAACTCCTGTTCTGTCTGAAAAAAGAAAAGCTCTGTTTGAGCCACTCGAACCCATTACAAACTTGAACGGAAAGCGACCTACAGATGCTGATTCCCTCTTGCCACCGCCTGATTTCGAGTCTGCAAACTATCCTAAAGGGTGGTTGATCG GATCGAGAGATAGATGGGTTAAACGAGCAGCTAGAAGAGGACTCACGTTGCTTAGAGCATTTGCAACTTCAGCTGCTACAAGAGAGAAGCAAGAGAACAGAGATTGA
- the LOC103830466 gene encoding protein HEADING DATE REPRESSOR 1 isoform X1 → MEKGNGFEGENTKKKKETANDGFVGGFFPVSTTKIAWKSRKRSASVNPDKAPEAAMELTPEKDETATAMETEKVGEPMTTTPVLSEKRKALFEPLEPITNLNGKRPTDADSLLPPPDFESANYPKGWLIGKKRKLVNVDVVESMRRIAVQEMNRKDREIDGLNEQLEEDSRCLEHLQLQLLQERSKRTEIERENTMLKEQVDMLVNMIQQDEEEVPEEP, encoded by the exons ATGGAGAAAGGGAATGGATTCGAGGGAGAGaatacgaagaagaagaaggagacagCTAATGATGGATTTGTCGGTGGTTTTTTCCCTGTCTCTACCACCAAGATCGCGTGGAAGTCAAGAAAAAGATCAG CATCTGTGAATCCAGACAAGGCACCTGAAGCTGCTATGGAACTCACACCAGAGAAGGATGAGACAGCAACAGCAATGGAAACTGAGAAAGTTGGGGAACCAATGACCACAACTCCTGTTCTGTCTGAAAAAAGAAAAGCTCTGTTTGAGCCACTCGAACCCATTACAAACTTGAACGGAAAGCGACCTACAGATGCTGATTCCCTCTTGCCACCGCCTGATTTCGAGTCTGCAAACTATCCTAAAGGGTGGTTGATCGGTAAGAAGAGGAAGCTGGTGAATGTCGATGTGGTTGAGAGCATGAGAAGAATCGCTGTCCAAGAAATGAACAGAAAG GATCGAGAGATAGATGGGTTAAACGAGCAGCTAGAAGAGGACTCACGTTGCTTAGAGCATTTGCAACTTCAGCTGCTACAAGAGAGAAGCAAGAGAACAGAGATTGAAAGAGAGAACACAATGCTGAAAGAGCAAGTTGATATGCTTGTCAACATGATCCAacaagacgaagaagaagtaCCAGAAGAACCCTAG
- the LOC103830467 gene encoding lysophospholipid acyltransferase LPEAT1 isoform X2 has protein sequence MESELKDMNPNPPSSSKEDLPLLKSESDVSAAIEELDKKFAPFARTDSYGTMGMGPFPTAEKVKLAVAMVTLVPVRFVLAMSILLLYYLVCRVFTLFSSPYRGGEEEEEEEEEGGGVVQEDYAHMGGWRRVVIVRCGRFLSRVLLFVFGFYWIPESCPDRDSAADSNPKTSSSEIAQNGETDKEEPERPGVIVSNHVSYLDILYHMSASFPSFVAKRSVGKLPLVGLISKCLGCVYVQREAKSPDFKGVSGTVNERVREAHRNKSAPTIMLFPEGTTTNGDYLLQFKTGAFLAGTPVLPVILKYPYERFSVAWDTISGARHIIFLLCQFVNHLEVIRLPVYYPSQEEKDNPKLYASNVRRLMATEGNLILSDLGLGDKRIYHATLNGLFCKS, from the exons ATGGAGTCGGAGCTAAAGGATATGAATCCGAATCCACCGTCGTCGAGCAAAGAGGACCTCCCCTTGCTCAAATCGGAATCCGACGTGTCCGCCGCCATCGAAGAGCTCGACAAAAAGTTTGCGCCTTTCGCGAGGACGGACTCGTACGGGACAATGGGTATGGGTCCTTTTCCGACGGCGGAGAAGGTTAAGCTCGCGGTGGCGATGGTGACGCTTGTTCCCGTGCGGTTTGTTCTGGCGATGAGCATCTTGCTTTTGTATTACTTGGTGTGTAGGGTGTTTACGCTGTTCTCGTCTCCGTATCGTggaggagaggaggaggaggaggaggaggaggaaggtgGAGGGGTTGTTCAGGAGGATTATGCTCATATGGGAGGGTGGAGAAGGGTTGTGATCGTGCGGTGTGGGAGGTTTCTTTCAAGAGTTTTGCTTTTTGTTTTTGGGTTTTATTGGATTCCTGAGAGCTGTCCAGATCGAGATTCAGCAGCTGATTCCAATCCCAAAACAAGTTCTTCTGAG ATTGCTCAGAATGGTGAAACTGATAAGGAGGAACCTGAAAGGCCTGGTGTCATTGTGTCTAATCACGTGTCGTACCTGGACATTTTGTATCATATGTCTGCTTCTTTCCCAAGTTTTGTCGCCAAG AGATCAGTGGGCAAACTTCCTCTGGTTGGCCTTATCAG CAAATGTCTTGGTTGCGTCTATGTTCAGCGAGAAGcaaaatcacctgatttcaagGGTGTCTCTG GCACAGTAAATGAAAGAGTTAGAGAAGCTCATAGGAACAAATCTGCTCCAACTATTATGCTTTTTCCAG AAGGAACAACCACCAACGGAGACTACTTGCTTCAGTTCAAGACAGGTGCATTTCTGGCTGGAACTCCTGTTCTTcctgttattttaaaatatccatACGAGCGTTTCAGTGTGGCATGGGATACAATCTCCGGG GCACGCCACATTATCTTCCTTCTCTGTCAATTCGTAAACCATTTGGAGGTGATACGGTTACCTGTATACTACCCTTCACAAGAAGAGAAAGATAATCCCAAACTCTATGCTAGCAATGTCCGGAGATTAATGGCCACCGAG GGTAACTTGATTCTATCGGATTTGGGACTTGGAGACAAGAGGATATATCACGCGACCCTCAATG GTTTGTTTTGCAAAAGCTAG
- the LOC103830467 gene encoding lysophospholipid acyltransferase LPEAT1 isoform X1, protein MESELKDMNPNPPSSSKEDLPLLKSESDVSAAIEELDKKFAPFARTDSYGTMGMGPFPTAEKVKLAVAMVTLVPVRFVLAMSILLLYYLVCRVFTLFSSPYRGGEEEEEEEEEGGGVVQEDYAHMGGWRRVVIVRCGRFLSRVLLFVFGFYWIPESCPDRDSAADSNPKTSSSEIAQNGETDKEEPERPGVIVSNHVSYLDILYHMSASFPSFVAKRSVGKLPLVGLISKCLGCVYVQREAKSPDFKGVSGTVNERVREAHRNKSAPTIMLFPEGTTTNGDYLLQFKTGAFLAGTPVLPVILKYPYERFSVAWDTISGARHIIFLLCQFVNHLEVIRLPVYYPSQEEKDNPKLYASNVRRLMATEGNLILSDLGLGDKRIYHATLNGNLRQLRVFHQKEE, encoded by the exons ATGGAGTCGGAGCTAAAGGATATGAATCCGAATCCACCGTCGTCGAGCAAAGAGGACCTCCCCTTGCTCAAATCGGAATCCGACGTGTCCGCCGCCATCGAAGAGCTCGACAAAAAGTTTGCGCCTTTCGCGAGGACGGACTCGTACGGGACAATGGGTATGGGTCCTTTTCCGACGGCGGAGAAGGTTAAGCTCGCGGTGGCGATGGTGACGCTTGTTCCCGTGCGGTTTGTTCTGGCGATGAGCATCTTGCTTTTGTATTACTTGGTGTGTAGGGTGTTTACGCTGTTCTCGTCTCCGTATCGTggaggagaggaggaggaggaggaggaggaggaaggtgGAGGGGTTGTTCAGGAGGATTATGCTCATATGGGAGGGTGGAGAAGGGTTGTGATCGTGCGGTGTGGGAGGTTTCTTTCAAGAGTTTTGCTTTTTGTTTTTGGGTTTTATTGGATTCCTGAGAGCTGTCCAGATCGAGATTCAGCAGCTGATTCCAATCCCAAAACAAGTTCTTCTGAG ATTGCTCAGAATGGTGAAACTGATAAGGAGGAACCTGAAAGGCCTGGTGTCATTGTGTCTAATCACGTGTCGTACCTGGACATTTTGTATCATATGTCTGCTTCTTTCCCAAGTTTTGTCGCCAAG AGATCAGTGGGCAAACTTCCTCTGGTTGGCCTTATCAG CAAATGTCTTGGTTGCGTCTATGTTCAGCGAGAAGcaaaatcacctgatttcaagGGTGTCTCTG GCACAGTAAATGAAAGAGTTAGAGAAGCTCATAGGAACAAATCTGCTCCAACTATTATGCTTTTTCCAG AAGGAACAACCACCAACGGAGACTACTTGCTTCAGTTCAAGACAGGTGCATTTCTGGCTGGAACTCCTGTTCTTcctgttattttaaaatatccatACGAGCGTTTCAGTGTGGCATGGGATACAATCTCCGGG GCACGCCACATTATCTTCCTTCTCTGTCAATTCGTAAACCATTTGGAGGTGATACGGTTACCTGTATACTACCCTTCACAAGAAGAGAAAGATAATCCCAAACTCTATGCTAGCAATGTCCGGAGATTAATGGCCACCGAG GGTAACTTGATTCTATCGGATTTGGGACTTGGAGACAAGAGGATATATCACGCGACCCTCAATGGTAATCTCAGACAACTCCGTGTTTTCCATCAGAAAgaagaatga